A genomic segment from Canis aureus isolate CA01 chromosome 4, VMU_Caureus_v.1.0, whole genome shotgun sequence encodes:
- the LOC144312516 gene encoding neuropeptide Y receptor type 4-2 codes for MNISHFLALLLPGSPQGQNRSKLRGVPYNFSDHCQDSVDLMVFIVTSYSIETVVGVLGNLCLICVTIRQKEKANVTSLLIANLAFSDFLMCLICQPLTAVYTIMDYWVFGEALCKVSAFIQCMSVTVSILSLVLVALERHQLIINPTGWKPSISQAYLGIAVIWLTACLLSLPFLVNSVLENVFHRNHSKAVEFLADKLVCTESWPRHHHRIVYTTSLLLFQYCVPLAFILVCYARVYRHLRKRKRVFRKGTYSSRAWQMKRINGILVAMVVAFAVLWLPLHVFNSLEDWYHEAIPICYGNLIFLVCHLLAMASTCVNPFIYGFLNTNFKKEVKALVLTCQQSAPVDESEHMPLSTVHTEVSKGSLRLSGRSNPI; via the coding sequence ATGAACATCTCTCACTTCCTGGCCTTGCTGCTCCCAGGATCCCCGCAGGGTCAGAACAGGAGCAAATTGAGGGGCGTTCCCTACAACTTCTCCGACCACTGCCAGGATTCTGTGGACCTGATGGTCTTCATTGTCACCTCGTACAGCATCGAGACCGTCGTGGGCGTCCTGGGCAACCTCTGCCTGATATGTGTGACCatcaggcagaaggagaaagccAACGTGACCAGCCTGCTCATCGCCAACCTGGCTTTCTCCGACTTCCTCATGTGCCTCATCTGCCAGCCGCTCACGGCCGTATACACCATCATGGACTACTGGGTGTTCGGCGAGGCCCTTTGCAAGGTGTCGGCATTCATCCAGTGTATGTCGGTGACGGTCTCCATCCTCTCACTTGTGCTCGTGGCCCTGGAGAGGCATCAGCTCATCATCAACCCGACCGGCTGGAAGCCCAGCATCTCCCAGGCCTACCTGGGGATTGCGGTCATCTGGCTCACCGCCTGCTtgctctccctgcccttcctggtCAACAGCGTCCTTGAGAATGTCTTTCACAGGAACCACTCCAAGGCCGTGGAGTTTCTGGCGGACAAGCTGGTTTGTACGGAGTCGTGGCCGCGGCACCACCACCGCATCGTCTACACCACCTCGCTGCTGCTCTTCCAGTACTGCGTGCCGTTGGCCTTCATCCTGGTCTGCTACGCGCGTGTCTACCGGCACCTGCGGAAGCGGAAGCGGGTATTCCGCAAGGGCACCTACAGCTCTCGGGCTTGGCAGATGAAGCGGATCAACGGGATCCTTGTGGCCATGGTGGTTGCCTTCGCCGTGCTCTGGCTGCCCCTGCATGTGTTCAACAGCCTGGAGGACTGGTACCACGAGGCCATCCCCATCTGCTATGGCAACCTCATCTTCCTGGTGTGTCATCTGCTTGCCATGGCCTCAACCTGCGTCAACCCTTTCATCTACGGCTTTCTTAACACCAACTTCAAGAAGGAGGTCAAGGCCCTGGTGCTGACGTGTCAACAGAGCGCCCCCGTGGATGAATCCGAGCACATGCCCCTGTCCACGGTGCACACGGAGGTCTCCAAAGGGTCCCTGAGGCTCAGTGGCAGGTCTAACCCCATTTAG